The Atribacterota bacterium genome segment CAGGAGATGATGGATTGATAAATTGCCAGGTCATAGTTTCTACACTTGCCATCCACTTGATTTTATCTTTTTCCCTTAATGGTGGGCAAAACTCAACATGGAAGTGAAAATAGTTATATTTATCCTTCTCTGAAGGTGTTATAAATAAAGCCATCATATAAGGACAGGATCTTTCAAACAATTTATCATATTTTCTAGTCACAATTTTTAATGTTTCAGCAAATGATTTTTTTTCTGAATCATGCAAATCAACAATAGAGCCTATGTGACGTTTTGGCAAAATATGAATTTCATAAG includes the following:
- a CDS encoding galactose-1-phosphate uridylyltransferase → YEIHILPKRHIGSIVDLHDSEKKSFAETLKIVTRKYDKLFERSCPYMMALFITPSEKDKYNYFHFHVEFCPPLREKDKIKWMASVETMTWQFINPSSPEEIAEQLRSIN